A stretch of the Chlorobiota bacterium genome encodes the following:
- a CDS encoding electron transfer flavoprotein subunit alpha/FixB family protein — protein MKMKILAYIEQRGGILKKNAFETITAARNLASQSRGSFTTLLIGSSVSGLANKLGEYGAENVIVIEDNRLENYSPIAVANAIANVATKELSNVVLISNTSYGKDLAPYVAVKLKAGLSPDIISLSYNESELTATRAIYAGKAKIETQVTTEVKVFSLKLNVFTATVSPVVPITNKYEIEFDECDFNTRVIETKVNSGKIDVSEADIIITGGRGLKEATNFNIIENLAEPLSAAVGASRAVVDAGWRPHSEQVGQTGKTVSPSLYVACAVSGAVQHLAGMSSSKFIVAINKDKDAPIFSVADYGIIGDVFEVLPLMTLEVKALLGK, from the coding sequence ATTAAAATGAAAATATTAGCATACATAGAACAAAGAGGGGGTATATTAAAGAAAAATGCTTTTGAAACAATTACTGCAGCAAGAAATTTAGCATCTCAATCTAGAGGTAGCTTTACTACCTTACTTATTGGATCTAGTGTTTCAGGATTAGCGAATAAATTAGGCGAATATGGTGCTGAAAATGTAATTGTAATTGAGGATAATAGGTTAGAGAACTATTCTCCAATTGCTGTAGCAAATGCAATTGCAAATGTTGCAACAAAAGAATTATCAAATGTAGTATTAATTAGCAATACATCTTATGGCAAAGATTTAGCTCCATACGTTGCAGTTAAATTAAAGGCTGGGTTATCACCAGATATCATTTCTTTAAGTTACAATGAATCTGAATTAACAGCAACTAGAGCAATATATGCTGGAAAAGCAAAAATAGAAACTCAAGTTACAACTGAGGTAAAGGTATTTTCGTTAAAACTAAATGTTTTTACAGCTACTGTAAGTCCTGTAGTTCCTATTACTAATAAATATGAAATTGAATTTGATGAATGTGATTTCAATACTAGAGTAATTGAAACAAAAGTCAATTCAGGGAAAATAGATGTGTCGGAAGCTGATATAATAATTACTGGTGGTAGAGGTTTGAAAGAAGCAACAAATTTTAACATAATTGAAAATCTTGCAGAACCACTTTCAGCGGCAGTTGGGGCTTCTCGAGCTGTTGTAGATGCAGGTTGGAGACCTCATTCAGAGCAAGTTGGGCAAACAGGGAAAACGGTTTCTCCATCATTATATGTTGCTTGTGCAGTTTCAGGAGCAGTTCAACATTTGGCTGGTATGAGTAGTTCTAAATTTATAGTTGCAATTAATAAAGATAAAGATGCTCCAATATTTTCAGTTGCTGATTATGGAATTATAGGTGATGTTTTTGAAGTTCTTCCATTAATGACTCTTGAAGTAAAAGCACTATTAGGTAAATAA
- a CDS encoding electron transfer flavoprotein subunit beta/FixA family protein: MNIAVCISQTPDTTAKIVIAQDGKTIDSKGVKFILNPYDEFAVEEALRRKEATSGTVTIVCVGDDSAKETIRVALAMGADKGILIKDIVKSDSYSIAENLADTLKVLGADIIFMGRQSIDFDSAQMGPTVAAMMSIPFVSFVTKLEINGKSIIAERDIEGGKEVVETSLPCIITTQKGLNEPRYPKLPDIMKAKSKPIDEKNSISETIRVVTKSMSNPAAKQGGKILDYSPENVKELVRLLHEEAKVI; encoded by the coding sequence ATGAATATTGCAGTTTGTATTTCTCAAACTCCAGATACAACAGCTAAAATAGTAATTGCTCAGGACGGGAAGACAATAGACTCAAAAGGGGTTAAATTTATTTTAAATCCGTATGATGAATTTGCTGTTGAAGAGGCACTAAGGCGTAAAGAAGCAACAAGTGGAACAGTTACAATTGTGTGTGTTGGTGATGATTCAGCTAAAGAAACCATAAGAGTAGCTCTTGCAATGGGGGCAGATAAAGGAATCCTAATTAAGGATATTGTAAAATCTGATTCATATTCAATTGCAGAAAATCTTGCTGATACTCTGAAGGTATTAGGAGCTGATATAATTTTTATGGGTAGGCAATCAATAGATTTTGATTCAGCTCAAATGGGACCAACAGTAGCAGCAATGATGTCAATTCCTTTTGTTTCTTTTGTTACCAAATTAGAAATAAACGGAAAGTCAATTATAGCAGAAAGAGATATTGAAGGTGGAAAAGAAGTTGTTGAAACTTCACTTCCATGTATTATTACAACCCAAAAGGGTTTGAATGAACCTCGTTATCCAAAATTGCCAGATATTATGAAAGCAAAATCAAAACCTATAGATGAAAAAAATTCTATATCTGAAACAATTCGTGTTGTTACAAAATCAATGAGTAATCCTGCAGCTAAGCAAGGTGGAAAAATTCTAGATTATTCACCAGAAAATGTAAAAGAACTTGTTAGATTACTTCATGAAGAGGCAAAGGTTATTTAA
- the kdsA gene encoding 3-deoxy-8-phosphooctulonate synthase: MLNQFINILFKDFFFIAGPCLVESHDLIFEVAEKLSSIKKKYNVPIILKGSFKKANRTSISGVMTTGTEESLTALNNAGKFYNMPTLTDVHTESDAILASKYVDVLQIPAFLSRQTELIQTAAKTGKWVNIKKGQFMAPDDMKFAVEKVKITGHNKVMICERGSSFGYHNLVVDMRGLIIMRESGVPVIYDATHSLQLPSGENGKSGGNSEYVLPLARAAVSVGVNGVFFETHPNPVKALSDSATQLDLKKADQFVEQILDLNRLVKSFQS, from the coding sequence ATTCTTAACCAATTTATTAACATTTTGTTTAAAGACTTTTTCTTTATTGCTGGTCCTTGCTTAGTCGAATCACATGATTTGATATTTGAAGTTGCAGAAAAACTTTCATCTATTAAAAAGAAATATAATGTTCCAATTATATTAAAAGGATCATTTAAAAAAGCCAATAGAACTAGTATATCTGGAGTTATGACAACAGGTACTGAAGAATCACTTACTGCATTAAATAATGCTGGGAAGTTTTATAATATGCCTACTCTAACAGATGTTCATACTGAAAGTGATGCAATTTTAGCTTCAAAATATGTTGATGTACTTCAAATTCCAGCATTCTTATCTAGGCAAACAGAATTGATTCAAACTGCTGCAAAAACTGGCAAATGGGTTAATATTAAAAAGGGACAGTTTATGGCACCTGATGATATGAAATTTGCTGTTGAAAAAGTAAAAATTACTGGTCATAATAAAGTTATGATATGTGAAAGAGGTTCTTCATTTGGGTATCATAATTTGGTTGTAGATATGAGAGGTTTGATAATTATGAGAGAGTCTGGGGTTCCAGTAATTTATGATGCAACTCATTCATTACAATTACCTTCTGGTGAAAATGGTAAATCTGGAGGAAACTCAGAATATGTTTTGCCATTAGCAAGAGCTGCAGTTTCTGTTGGTGTTAATGGGGTATTCTTTGAAACTCATCCAAATCCTGTTAAAGCTTTATCGGATTCAGCAACTCAATTGGATTTAAAGAAAGCTGATCAGTTTGTTGAACAAATTTTAGATTTAAATAGGTTAGTCAAAAGCTTTCAGTCTTAA
- a CDS encoding RNA methyltransferase, translated as MKRKAFVPDPDELINPVYFKTENRVTKFREVISRRQNDLHLILEDVFDPHNVSAVLRTCDSVGVGEVHLVYVEEEFPVFNKKSSSGTWKWIKSSKYDTIESCFKKLKNAGVKIYTTDLNENSKSIYDVDFTVPIAIVFGNEHKGVSRTANELSDGNINIPMNGLVESLNISVACAVTLYEVFRQRDLKEMYKNNKSNEEIERTLKEWLFRTSKIKIL; from the coding sequence ATGAAAAGAAAAGCTTTCGTTCCCGATCCTGATGAATTAATTAATCCGGTATATTTTAAAACAGAAAATAGAGTAACTAAATTTAGAGAAGTTATTTCCCGCAGACAAAATGATTTGCATTTAATATTAGAAGATGTTTTTGACCCTCATAATGTATCTGCAGTCCTTAGAACATGCGATAGTGTGGGTGTTGGAGAAGTACATTTAGTATATGTTGAAGAAGAATTTCCAGTATTTAACAAAAAGTCTTCCTCTGGAACTTGGAAATGGATTAAATCTTCCAAGTATGATACTATTGAAAGTTGTTTTAAAAAATTAAAAAATGCAGGTGTTAAAATTTATACAACAGATTTAAATGAAAATTCAAAATCTATTTATGATGTTGATTTCACAGTACCAATTGCAATTGTTTTTGGAAATGAACACAAAGGAGTATCTAGAACCGCCAATGAATTATCAGATGGGAATATCAATATTCCAATGAATGGATTAGTTGAAAGTTTAAACATTTCTGTTGCATGTGCAGTAACTTTATATGAAGTTTTTAGGCAAAGAGATTTAAAAGAAATGTACAAAAATAATAAGTCAAATGAAGAAATTGAAAGAACATTAAAAGAGTGGTTGTTTAGAACAAGTAAAATTAAAATTCTATAA
- the nusB gene encoding transcription antitermination factor NusB yields the protein MQIDNSKLINRRTVRERVMQSLYAQIVSEDKIDIIAERILYPDFKNKPDLMEFAVKLIRVAFNNRAEFDKIIVETTSNWELNRIAIVDKALIYIGLAEFTHFPEIPPKVTINEAIEISKIYSTEKSGVFINGILDGALDYIKINGGINKTGRGLIDESLL from the coding sequence ATGCAAATAGATAACTCAAAATTAATTAACAGAAGAACAGTTCGCGAACGTGTGATGCAATCTTTGTATGCTCAGATTGTTAGTGAAGATAAAATTGATATTATTGCGGAAAGAATTTTGTATCCTGATTTTAAGAACAAACCAGATTTAATGGAGTTTGCTGTCAAACTTATAAGAGTTGCGTTTAATAATCGAGCCGAATTTGATAAAATTATAGTTGAAACTACTAGTAATTGGGAGCTTAATAGAATTGCTATTGTTGATAAAGCATTAATTTATATTGGCTTAGCTGAGTTTACTCATTTCCCAGAAATCCCACCTAAAGTTACAATTAATGAAGCTATTGAAATTTCTAAAATTTATTCTACTGAAAAATCGGGTGTATTTATCAATGGTATACTTGATGGTGCTTTAGATTATATTAAAATAAATGGTGGAATTAATAAAACTGGAAGAGGATTAATTGATGAATCATTGCTGTAA